A genomic region of Oryza glaberrima chromosome 1, OglaRS2, whole genome shotgun sequence contains the following coding sequences:
- the LOC127760226 gene encoding uncharacterized protein LOC127760226 — translation MAGAPPPPARSLADLDGDVLAHCARSLVARDVASLAVACRPLRASAYCDAVWYRLFRNQWPSQQVPREALGLRELYIRRHTEVHQMKFVDPISAFYYPNPTGVTPSHLMLDRNYIWLSQGLMVRRLRVDCPEIELVETYKSHGARITCMRLFPLIDIPLFRGDSQTNEKALVTSSADRTVRLCWKGHSRCFRGHSGPVTALSDKLLGDGEFKLLASGGEDCTVRLWSMSTRGKNHPLISTFHGHEKALSLLSVARHKPSLLVSCSKDSKVKLWDTMAPPSSGSSSCVGSTHLSTNSAPIAVKCHESLCYIAAGSEVTTIDLRTMKKASVLALRDHRILSCEMLPSEWLICTGIKNKALLWDIRKSQELPNIVAELQSESDEPVTFLHLDPYKVITGAPSDGQVHVWETQTGHFANTLSCGEPAKSADRSTLSAMAVDGCRIAMAGSSAEVDMVHYRDFLMSSVPVSLPGNSKEVSRFWGPQEYSDDEDEDEDDSDDEDDSDEEDHDHAWLVD, via the exons ATggccggggcgccgccgccgccagcgcggtCGCTCGCCGACCTCGACGGAGACGTGCTGGCCCACTGCGCCCGCTCCCTCGTCGCCCGCGACGTCGCCAGCCTCGCCGTGGCCTGCCGCCcgctccgcgcctccgcctaCTGCGACGCCGTCTGGTACCGCCTCTTCAG GAACCAATGGCCATCTCAACAAGTACCTCGTGAAGCTTTGGGACTTCGAGAGCTATATATTCGCAGGCACACTGAAGTACATCAGATGAAATTTGTTGATCCCATTTCGGCTTTTTATTATCCAAATCCCACGGGAGTGACACCAAGCCATCTAATGCTGGATAGGAACTACATATGGTTATCTCAA GGTCTAATGGTCAGAAGATTGAGGGTTGATTGTCCAGAAATCGAATTAGTGGAAACCTACAAGTCTCATGGTGCAAGGATCACTTGTATGAG ATTATTCCCACTGATTGATATCCCATTGTTTCGAGGTGATTCTCAAACAAATGAAAAGGCATTAGTCACTTCAAGTGCAGATAGGACAGTCCGTCTTTGTTGGAAG GGCCACTCACGGTGTTTTAGGGGCCATTCAGGGCCCGTGACTGCTCTGTCTGACAAATTGCTTGGTGATGGTGAATTTAAACTACTTGCAAGTGGAGGGGAAGACTGCACTGTTCGCCTCTGGTCTATGAGTACAAGAGGCAAAAATCACCCTCTAATATCAACATTTCATGGCCATGAAAAAGCACTGTCACTTCTATCTGTTGCCAG GCACAAACCCTCCCTGCTGGTCAGCTGCTCCAAAGATTCAAAG GTTAAACTTTGGGACACAATGGCACCACCTTCCTCTGGTTCATCATCGTGTGTTGGGAGTACTCACCTAAGCACAAACAGTGCACCAATTGCAGTGAAGTGCCATGAATCCCTTTGTTACATTGCTGCTGGGTCTGAAGTGACGACAATTGATTTGAGGACAATGAAGAAGGCTTCTGTTCTTGCGCTTCGTGACCATAGAATACTATCTTGTGAAATGCTGCCTTCGGAATGGTTAATCTGTACCGGCATAAAAAACAA GGCTCTTCTGTGGGACATACGCAAGTCTCAAGAACTCCCAAATATAGTGGCAGAATTGCAATCAGAATCAGACGAACCCGTGACATTTCTTCACTTGGATCCATACAAGGTGATAACTGGAGCACCATCAGATGGTCAGGTCCATGTCTGGGAAACACAGACGGGCCACTTTGCGAACACACTGAGCTGCGGTGAGCCTGCTAAATCGGCAGACAGAAGCACACTATCAGCCATGGCTGTGGACGGGTGTAGGATCGCCATGGCGGGGAGCTCCGCCGAAGTCGACATGGTTCACTACCGAGACTTTCTCATGTCATCTGTCCCTGTATCTTTACCTGGCAACAGCAAAGAGGTTTCCAGGTTCTGGGGGCCCCAAGAATACAGCGACgatgaggacgaggacgaggatgacagcgacgacgaggacgacagcGACGAAGAAGACCATGATCATGCTTGGCTCGTGGACTAA